The Arthrobacter sp. NicSoilC5 genome has a window encoding:
- a CDS encoding aquaporin — protein MSTPVPARDALQPDGTPAAPTGLLPRLAAEAFGSLFLAVAGLGVPLFSIPQSSPVPSALAAGLAVTAAMLAFGHISGGHFNPAITLGHLLAGRIRAGAAAAYAAAQLVGALVGALALFGILRTLPSIPDSRTAFDTVAAGFGEHSIIQAPLAAVVLLELLGAAIIVAVFLGASGRDGGARTVAPVAVGLSFAALLQVGQSVGNLPFNPARAVASAVFSSGWAVEQLWVFLVAPLAGAAIAGLVFRIGEVTGSPAPVADVEAAGHDTGADDDADDDADAVAVNEPAAAAAARQEKARGVSEAQEFFDGKRS, from the coding sequence ATGAGCACCCCTGTCCCAGCCCGCGACGCACTGCAGCCCGACGGCACGCCTGCCGCACCCACCGGCCTGCTGCCCCGCCTGGCGGCCGAGGCCTTTGGCAGCCTTTTCCTGGCGGTGGCCGGCCTGGGTGTGCCCCTGTTCAGCATTCCGCAGTCCAGCCCGGTCCCCTCCGCCCTGGCTGCCGGCCTGGCCGTTACCGCCGCCATGCTGGCCTTCGGACATATCTCCGGCGGCCACTTCAACCCTGCCATCACCCTGGGGCACCTCCTGGCCGGGCGGATCCGGGCCGGCGCGGCCGCCGCCTACGCTGCCGCCCAGCTCGTCGGGGCCCTGGTGGGCGCCCTGGCCCTGTTCGGCATCCTGCGCACGCTGCCCAGCATCCCGGACAGCCGCACCGCCTTCGATACCGTGGCCGCGGGCTTCGGTGAGCACTCCATCATCCAGGCGCCCCTCGCCGCCGTCGTCCTCCTGGAACTGCTGGGTGCCGCCATCATCGTGGCTGTCTTCCTGGGAGCCTCCGGCCGTGACGGAGGCGCCCGCACGGTGGCGCCCGTCGCCGTCGGCCTGTCATTTGCCGCCCTGCTGCAGGTGGGCCAGTCGGTGGGAAACCTGCCGTTCAACCCCGCACGTGCCGTTGCGTCCGCCGTCTTCAGCTCCGGCTGGGCCGTGGAGCAGCTGTGGGTCTTCCTGGTGGCGCCGCTGGCCGGCGCTGCCATCGCGGGGCTGGTGTTCCGGATCGGCGAGGTGACCGGTTCCCCTGCACCCGTTGCCGACGTGGAGGCTGCCGGGCATGACACCGGCGCTGACGATGACGCCGATGATGACGCCGACGCTGTTGCCGTGAATGAGCCTGCCGCTGCGGCGGCTGCCCGCCAGGAGAAAGCCCGCGGTGTCAGCGAGGCACAGGAGTTCTTTGACGGCAAAAGGTCCTGA
- a CDS encoding ADP-ribosylglycohydrolase family protein encodes MSFDHGIPAPTLKSRIHGSLLGGALGDALGYAVESDSIAAIRQRFGAQGLAGFEDLQGPCHFSDDTQLTLYTVDGLVEALEWANSGVGADVNACLWLAYLRWLATQGEEAGPSAPAPQPRWIDGNEVLRQRRRPEGECISGLASGEMGTISRPVNPGARGAGTVMRSAPFGLVPHITPDAVYKLSADAAALTHGHPSARQSAGIFSLLIHRLVSGVGLRDAAAGVTAHAGDLVDVAPELPERLEAALRLADKALVGPEELLQVLGGGRTAEEALAVALYAVMATAPADGADTQPVDHFRRAMAVAVNHSGPSDTAGSLAGNILGALYGEDCLPAQWLGALEAPEVVRGMADQLVKVTTGEG; translated from the coding sequence ATGAGCTTCGACCACGGCATCCCCGCGCCCACCCTCAAGTCCCGCATCCACGGCTCCCTCCTGGGCGGGGCGCTGGGCGACGCCCTGGGCTACGCCGTGGAATCCGATTCCATTGCGGCGATCCGGCAGCGCTTCGGGGCGCAGGGCCTGGCTGGCTTTGAGGACCTGCAGGGCCCGTGCCATTTTTCCGACGACACCCAGCTGACCTTGTACACGGTGGATGGGCTGGTGGAGGCGCTGGAATGGGCCAACTCCGGCGTGGGCGCGGACGTGAACGCCTGCCTTTGGCTGGCGTACCTGCGCTGGCTGGCCACCCAGGGTGAGGAGGCCGGGCCGTCCGCACCGGCACCCCAGCCCCGCTGGATCGACGGCAACGAGGTGCTCCGGCAGCGCAGGCGCCCCGAGGGGGAATGCATTTCCGGGCTTGCCAGCGGTGAAATGGGAACCATCAGCCGCCCGGTGAACCCCGGAGCCAGGGGCGCCGGCACGGTGATGCGTTCGGCACCGTTTGGGCTGGTGCCGCACATCACGCCCGACGCCGTCTATAAGCTCAGTGCCGACGCCGCCGCCCTGACGCACGGGCACCCTTCAGCCCGGCAGAGTGCGGGCATCTTCAGCCTCCTGATCCACCGGCTGGTGTCCGGCGTGGGGCTGCGGGACGCCGCCGCCGGGGTTACGGCGCACGCCGGCGACCTTGTGGACGTCGCCCCGGAGCTGCCGGAACGCCTTGAGGCGGCCCTCCGGCTCGCGGACAAGGCGCTCGTCGGGCCCGAAGAACTGCTCCAGGTGCTGGGCGGGGGCCGGACAGCGGAGGAAGCCCTCGCCGTCGCGCTTTATGCCGTCATGGCCACAGCCCCGGCCGACGGGGCGGACACACAGCCCGTTGACCATTTCCGTCGTGCCATGGCCGTTGCCGTGAACCACAGCGGCCCCAGCGATACCGCGGGTTCGCTGGCAGGAAACATTCTGGGAGCCCTGTACGGTGAGGACTGCCTCCCGGCGCAGTGGCTCGGGGCCCTGGAAGCGCCGGAGGTGGTCCGCGGCATGGCCGATCAGCTGGTGAAGGTTACGACCGGCGAAGGCTGA
- a CDS encoding DUF4395 domain-containing protein, with amino-acid sequence MASLFTFPNPVNEYAARTTAALVVLLAVVTAVANSGWGLAAIAAGFWLRLLFGPRISPLALLSVKVITPRLGRVKLVSGPPKRFAQGIGAAVSTGALLLFAAGAAPAAWTLLGILVIAASLEAFAGFCLGCTIFGFLQRRGVIPEDVCEACNNISLRRS; translated from the coding sequence ATGGCCTCCCTGTTCACTTTCCCCAACCCCGTCAATGAATACGCCGCCCGCACCACGGCAGCGCTCGTGGTGCTGCTCGCCGTCGTCACCGCGGTGGCAAATTCAGGCTGGGGGCTGGCAGCGATTGCCGCCGGATTCTGGCTGCGGCTGCTCTTCGGCCCGCGGATTTCGCCCCTGGCGCTGCTGTCGGTCAAGGTGATCACCCCGCGGCTGGGAAGGGTGAAGCTGGTTTCCGGGCCGCCCAAGCGTTTCGCCCAGGGAATCGGTGCGGCAGTGTCCACCGGCGCGCTCCTCCTCTTCGCCGCCGGCGCGGCGCCGGCAGCCTGGACGCTGCTGGGCATCCTGGTGATTGCTGCCTCGCTGGAAGCCTTCGCGGGTTTCTGCCTGGGCTGCACCATCTTCGGGTTCCTGCAGCGCCGCGGAGTGATCCCGGAGGACGTCTGCGAAGCCTGCAACAACATCAGCCTTCGCCGGTCGTAA
- a CDS encoding exonuclease domain-containing protein, with protein sequence MGLDFTAIDFETANGFRGSPCSVGLTKVRGGRIVEEASWLMRPPSGYDSFDHNNVRIHGITAADVAGAPRFGDLFPEIGAFIGDDVLAAHNAAFDLGVIRSALEVSGLPGPAYDYVCTVMLSRRCYSLVSNSLPFAAEEAGVPLVNHHDAAEDARACAGILVDIAGRNGANSIAELYLSLGLAMPRQQAFDPATDDLSKASLAALAGNSGNGATLVRRFQSGWPEEGLNPEPNLDAEPGHPLYAQTVVFTGQLSINRPDAKLRSARCGARTESRVTARTTVLVVGDGFVASDLRSGRLTGKARRVLELHDRGQAIEVLSEGEFLQMVGGADARGPLDGPGEAWAGARAPAVSA encoded by the coding sequence GTGGGTTTGGACTTTACTGCGATCGACTTCGAAACGGCCAACGGCTTCCGTGGCTCCCCGTGCTCGGTGGGGCTGACCAAGGTGAGGGGAGGCCGGATCGTTGAGGAGGCCTCCTGGCTGATGCGTCCGCCGTCGGGATACGACTCCTTCGACCACAACAACGTCAGGATCCACGGCATCACCGCCGCTGACGTCGCCGGCGCGCCCCGCTTTGGCGACCTGTTCCCCGAAATCGGCGCATTTATCGGCGACGACGTGCTGGCCGCGCACAACGCCGCCTTCGACCTCGGCGTGATCCGCTCGGCGCTGGAAGTCTCCGGCCTGCCCGGCCCGGCCTATGACTACGTCTGCACCGTCATGCTGTCCCGTCGCTGCTATTCGCTGGTGTCCAATTCCCTGCCTTTCGCCGCCGAGGAAGCGGGCGTCCCGCTGGTCAACCACCACGACGCCGCGGAGGATGCCCGCGCCTGCGCCGGCATCCTCGTCGACATCGCCGGCCGCAACGGTGCCAACAGCATCGCCGAACTCTACCTGTCCCTGGGGCTGGCCATGCCACGGCAGCAGGCCTTCGACCCCGCCACGGACGACCTGTCCAAAGCCAGCCTCGCGGCGCTGGCAGGCAACTCCGGCAACGGGGCCACCCTGGTCCGCCGGTTCCAGTCCGGCTGGCCGGAGGAAGGACTGAACCCGGAGCCCAACCTTGACGCCGAGCCCGGGCACCCGTTGTACGCCCAGACGGTGGTGTTCACCGGGCAGCTCTCCATCAACCGTCCGGATGCCAAACTGCGGTCGGCCCGGTGCGGGGCGCGGACCGAGAGCCGGGTCACCGCGCGGACCACCGTCCTGGTGGTGGGGGACGGGTTTGTTGCCTCGGACCTTCGCTCGGGCAGGCTCACCGGCAAGGCGCGCCGGGTCCTGGAGCTTCACGACCGGGGGCAGGCCATTGAAGTGCTGTCCGAGGGGGAGTTCCTGCAGATGGTGGGCGGCGCGGATGCCCGGGGGCCGCTCGATGGTCCCGGGGAAGCCTGGGCCGGCGCCCGCGCACCCGCCGTCAGCGCCTGA
- a CDS encoding VTT domain-containing protein has translation MNDLAVSMLGGAGPVQPKMASFLPDWLNPQVFLADPALAPWVVLLVCGIIFAETGLLIGFFLPGDSMLFTAGLLVATGTIKFNIFAFAALIVVSAIIGNQAGYLIGSKAGPAIFNRPNSKLFKRENVESAHAFFEKHGGKALILARFVPIIRTFVPVIVGVAQMSKRKFFIYNVIGAVLWGGGVTLLGYLLGDKVPWVRDNLDIIFIVIVLVSVVPIGIELLRGLSARRQAKAYGTDTVDEYIEEHEPEEEQKTPRNIHRGRPE, from the coding sequence ATGAATGACCTCGCTGTGTCCATGCTGGGCGGTGCGGGACCGGTCCAGCCGAAAATGGCTTCCTTCCTGCCCGATTGGCTGAACCCCCAGGTCTTCCTGGCCGATCCCGCGCTGGCCCCCTGGGTGGTCCTGCTGGTGTGCGGCATCATCTTCGCCGAGACCGGCCTGCTCATCGGTTTCTTCCTGCCGGGCGATTCCATGCTGTTCACGGCGGGCCTGCTGGTGGCCACGGGCACCATCAAGTTCAACATCTTCGCGTTCGCCGCGTTGATCGTGGTGTCCGCGATCATCGGCAACCAGGCCGGCTACCTGATCGGATCCAAGGCCGGCCCCGCCATCTTCAACAGGCCCAACTCCAAGCTGTTCAAGCGCGAAAATGTCGAGAGCGCCCACGCATTCTTCGAAAAGCACGGCGGCAAGGCACTGATCCTGGCCCGCTTCGTGCCTATCATCCGTACCTTCGTGCCCGTGATCGTCGGCGTGGCGCAAATGAGCAAGCGAAAGTTCTTCATCTACAACGTCATCGGCGCCGTGCTGTGGGGCGGCGGCGTCACGCTCCTCGGCTACCTGCTGGGCGACAAGGTCCCGTGGGTCCGCGACAACCTTGACATTATCTTCATCGTCATCGTGCTGGTCTCGGTGGTCCCCATCGGCATCGAGCTCCTGCGCGGGCTGTCCGCACGGCGGCAGGCGAAGGCATACGGCACCGACACCGTCGACGAATACATCGAGGAACACGAACCGGAAGAGGAGCAGAAGACTCCCCGGAACATCCATCGCGGCCGGCCGGAGTAG
- the rdgB gene encoding RdgB/HAM1 family non-canonical purine NTP pyrophosphatase — MTGVAPRLVLATHNKGKLSELRELLRGQVPGLDVDTQVVDAAAAGAPDVVETGVTFAENSLLKARAVAGATGLVAIADDSGLAVDVMGGAPGIFSARWAGRHGDDAANLELLLNQLSDVPDEHRGAAFVCAAALAVPADAEGPGREVVEYGQLEGILLREPRGAGGFGYDPVLQPAGEERSCAELSAEEKNAISHRGKAFRALLPSIVAALEAAG, encoded by the coding sequence GTGACCGGTGTGGCTCCCCGGCTGGTGCTCGCCACGCACAACAAAGGCAAACTCAGCGAACTCCGTGAGTTGCTGCGCGGACAGGTGCCAGGGCTCGACGTCGACACCCAGGTGGTGGACGCCGCTGCGGCGGGTGCGCCGGACGTCGTCGAGACCGGCGTGACGTTCGCCGAGAACTCCCTGCTGAAGGCGCGTGCGGTGGCCGGGGCCACCGGCCTGGTGGCCATCGCCGACGACTCCGGCCTTGCCGTGGACGTCATGGGCGGGGCCCCGGGCATCTTCTCCGCCCGCTGGGCGGGGCGGCACGGTGACGATGCCGCCAACCTGGAACTCCTGCTGAACCAGCTGTCCGATGTTCCCGACGAGCACCGCGGTGCCGCGTTTGTGTGCGCCGCCGCCCTGGCCGTGCCCGCGGACGCGGAGGGCCCCGGGCGCGAGGTGGTGGAGTACGGGCAGCTGGAGGGCATCCTCCTGCGTGAACCGCGCGGTGCCGGTGGTTTCGGCTACGACCCCGTGCTGCAGCCGGCGGGCGAGGAACGCAGCTGCGCCGAGCTGTCCGCCGAGGAAAAGAACGCCATCAGCCACCGCGGCAAGGCCTTCCGGGCGCTGCTGCCGTCCATCGTGGCGGCACTGGAAGCCGCAGGCTAG
- the rph gene encoding ribonuclease PH, whose translation MTSEATAVPIVRADGRAADQLRPISITRGWSNQAEGSALIEFGNTRVLCTASLTAGVPRWLKGEGRGWVTAEYAMLPRATNTRSDRESVKGKIGGRTHEISRLIGRSLRSIIDTKALGENTIVLDCDVLQADGGTRTAAITGAYVALADAIRFARDTKLIARNAQPLIDTIAAVSVGIIDGVPMLDLPYVEDVRAETDMNVVVTGSGKFVEVQGTAEGAPFDRDELNQLLDLALLGTAQLAAIQRETLADTL comes from the coding sequence ATGACATCTGAAGCAACAGCAGTACCCATTGTGCGCGCCGACGGCCGCGCAGCCGACCAGCTCCGGCCCATCAGCATCACCCGCGGATGGTCCAACCAGGCTGAGGGATCGGCGCTGATCGAATTCGGCAACACCAGGGTCCTGTGCACGGCATCACTGACCGCCGGGGTCCCGCGTTGGCTCAAGGGCGAGGGCCGCGGCTGGGTCACGGCCGAGTACGCCATGCTGCCGCGCGCCACCAACACGCGTTCGGACCGCGAATCCGTCAAGGGAAAGATCGGCGGCCGCACGCACGAGATCTCCCGCCTGATCGGGCGTTCGCTGCGCTCCATCATCGACACCAAGGCACTGGGCGAGAACACCATCGTCCTGGACTGCGACGTCCTGCAGGCCGACGGCGGCACCCGGACCGCAGCCATCACCGGCGCCTATGTAGCGCTTGCCGACGCCATCCGGTTTGCCCGCGACACCAAGCTCATCGCCAGGAATGCCCAGCCGCTCATCGACACCATCGCGGCAGTATCCGTGGGAATCATCGACGGCGTCCCCATGCTGGACCTGCCCTACGTGGAGGACGTCCGGGCGGAGACCGACATGAACGTGGTGGTCACCGGCTCCGGCAAGTTCGTCGAAGTGCAGGGCACTGCGGAGGGCGCGCCCTTCGACCGGGACGAGTTGAACCAGCTCCTGGACCTCGCGCTGCTGGGCACGGCCCAGCTGGCCGCCATCCAGCGCGAGACCCTCGCGGACACCCTGTGA
- a CDS encoding MBL fold metallo-hydrolase translates to MKLTIVGCTGSFPGPGSPASCYLLTATDGERTWKVVMDLGSGALGAIQRYTDLEDIDAIFLTHLHPDHCMDLCGLHVAIRWKPGGWGRGRIPVWGPAATADRMATAYGLPLDPGMHEEFDFTNWTEREPVTVGPFTITPFAVNHPIEEAYALRVEVVEPGKDGSPVSRVLTYSGDTDSCAGLEEAAKDADLFLCEAAFEEGRDDGINDVHLTGKRAGEAAAAAGARRLLLTHIPVWTSQTTVMAEARPVFPGDVAVAVAGVHYTI, encoded by the coding sequence GTGAAGCTGACCATCGTGGGATGCACGGGCTCATTCCCCGGACCCGGCTCCCCGGCGTCGTGCTACCTCCTGACCGCCACCGACGGCGAGCGGACCTGGAAGGTGGTGATGGACCTCGGCAGCGGGGCACTGGGGGCCATCCAGCGCTACACGGACCTGGAGGACATCGACGCGATCTTCCTCACCCACCTGCACCCTGACCACTGCATGGACCTGTGCGGGCTGCACGTTGCCATCCGCTGGAAGCCGGGCGGCTGGGGCCGTGGCCGGATCCCCGTGTGGGGGCCCGCCGCCACGGCAGACCGGATGGCCACCGCCTACGGCCTTCCCCTGGACCCGGGCATGCACGAAGAATTCGACTTCACCAACTGGACCGAACGCGAGCCCGTGACCGTGGGGCCGTTCACCATCACCCCGTTCGCCGTCAACCACCCCATCGAGGAGGCCTACGCCCTCCGGGTGGAAGTGGTGGAACCCGGCAAGGACGGCAGCCCGGTGTCCCGCGTCCTGACCTATTCCGGGGACACCGATTCCTGCGCCGGGCTCGAGGAAGCCGCCAAGGACGCGGACCTCTTCCTGTGCGAGGCAGCCTTCGAAGAGGGCCGTGATGACGGCATCAACGACGTGCACCTGACGGGCAAGCGGGCCGGGGAGGCCGCAGCGGCAGCGGGCGCGCGGCGGCTCCTGCTGACCCACATCCCGGTGTGGACGTCCCAGACCACCGTGATGGCCGAAGCCCGCCCGGTGTTTCCCGGCGACGTTGCGGTTGCCGTGGCGGGCGTGCACTACACGATCTAG
- the murI gene encoding glutamate racemase: protein MADGSGTPYPRIIMTTAPSMEPPAETQPDSGEGELPAAAPEARPIGVFDSGVGGLTVARSIIDQLPNESILYVGDTAHGPYGPLPIAEVRANALGVMDELVDSGVKLLTIACNSASAAVLRDARERYTAKYGIPVIEVIQPAVRRAVAATRTGKVGVIGTSATVGSRAYEDTFAAAPDLDITSVACPEFVSYVEAGITTGPALLAVAEEYLAPLKAAGVDTVVLGCTHYPLLTGVISYVMGADVTLVSSAEETAKDVYRALATHNLQRTSEAPPEHHFVATGDAGQFEALARRFLGPEVLSVRHVDHVAAQYPTGSLARITPEMIAAAQSARNRPRISNFVGGGLAGARRGGRSAQ from the coding sequence ATGGCTGACGGTTCCGGGACCCCCTATCCTCGAATAATCATGACAACAGCCCCGAGCATGGAACCACCGGCAGAAACGCAGCCTGACTCCGGCGAAGGCGAGCTGCCGGCCGCTGCCCCGGAAGCCCGCCCCATCGGCGTCTTCGATTCCGGTGTCGGGGGCCTCACCGTGGCCCGCTCCATCATTGACCAGCTTCCCAACGAGTCCATCCTCTATGTGGGGGACACCGCCCACGGGCCATACGGCCCGCTTCCCATCGCCGAAGTGCGGGCCAACGCCCTGGGTGTGATGGACGAACTGGTGGACTCCGGCGTCAAGCTGCTCACCATCGCCTGCAACTCGGCGTCGGCCGCTGTCCTGCGGGACGCCCGGGAGCGCTACACCGCCAAGTACGGCATCCCGGTCATCGAGGTCATCCAGCCTGCCGTCCGGCGTGCCGTTGCCGCCACCCGCACCGGAAAGGTGGGCGTGATCGGCACGTCCGCAACCGTGGGGTCCCGCGCGTACGAGGACACCTTCGCCGCGGCGCCTGACCTGGACATCACGTCGGTGGCGTGCCCGGAGTTCGTCAGCTACGTGGAAGCCGGCATCACCACGGGTCCGGCGCTGCTCGCCGTCGCCGAGGAATACCTGGCACCGCTGAAGGCCGCCGGGGTGGACACCGTGGTCCTGGGCTGCACCCACTACCCGCTGCTGACGGGCGTCATCTCCTACGTCATGGGCGCCGACGTCACGCTGGTTTCCAGCGCGGAGGAGACCGCCAAGGACGTCTACCGCGCCCTGGCCACCCACAACCTGCAGCGCACCTCGGAGGCGCCGCCCGAGCACCACTTCGTCGCCACCGGTGACGCCGGGCAGTTCGAGGCGCTCGCCCGGCGGTTCCTGGGACCGGAAGTCTTGTCAGTCCGGCACGTGGACCATGTGGCCGCGCAGTACCCCACCGGCAGCCTGGCCCGGATAACCCCTGAGATGATCGCCGCCGCCCAAAGCGCGCGCAACCGTCCCCGGATCTCCAACTTCGTGGGCGGCGGTCTAGCCGGGGCGCGCCGCGGCGGAAGGTCCGCCCAGTGA
- a CDS encoding DUF2017 domain-containing protein, with amino-acid sequence MAKAFKYGLKGITGYLEPAERDLLRSLIDDVISMLQPEDRTGQDPLAALIGLDMDVAEPTDRAVKRLLPNVVKDDGAASLEFRQLTERSLRETKIGALRAAALDLDKDEIVLTPEGARHWSMALNDVRLVLAERLDIRDEADAEHVHRMQDWSQAEDVESYLALVYNFTTWLQESLVQAMLQSMEPRR; translated from the coding sequence GTGGCTAAGGCATTCAAATACGGGCTCAAAGGCATCACGGGCTACCTGGAACCTGCTGAACGGGACCTGCTCCGCAGCCTTATCGATGACGTCATCTCCATGCTCCAGCCCGAGGACCGCACGGGTCAGGACCCGCTGGCGGCCCTCATTGGCCTGGACATGGATGTGGCCGAACCCACGGACCGTGCGGTTAAGCGGCTGCTCCCCAACGTGGTGAAGGACGACGGCGCCGCGTCCCTTGAGTTCCGCCAGCTCACCGAGCGTTCACTGCGGGAAACAAAGATCGGCGCCCTCCGTGCGGCTGCTTTGGACCTGGACAAGGACGAGATCGTGCTGACCCCCGAAGGGGCCCGGCACTGGTCGATGGCGTTGAACGACGTGCGGCTGGTCCTGGCGGAGCGGCTGGACATCCGCGATGAGGCAGACGCCGAGCACGTCCACCGCATGCAGGACTGGTCCCAGGCCGAGGATGTGGAGAGCTACCTGGCACTGGTGTACAACTTCACCACCTGGCTGCAGGAGTCACTGGTCCAGGCCATGCTGCAGTCCATGGAACCCCGGCGGTGA
- the clpS gene encoding ATP-dependent Clp protease adapter ClpS, with the protein MTISVAPGPDTQEGIRTGTAESTDSLTAPDIPWNLVIWNDPVNLMSYVSYVFQSYFGYPESKANKLMMEVHKKGRSIVASGSKEQVERHAVAMHGFGLWATVEKASGGTGGNSGKSGGPGQGKGKRG; encoded by the coding sequence ATGACCATAAGCGTTGCGCCCGGCCCTGATACACAGGAGGGCATCCGGACCGGCACAGCAGAGTCCACCGACTCCCTGACCGCCCCGGACATCCCCTGGAACCTGGTGATCTGGAACGATCCCGTCAACCTGATGAGTTACGTCAGCTACGTTTTCCAAAGCTACTTCGGCTACCCGGAAAGCAAAGCGAACAAGCTCATGATGGAAGTCCACAAGAAGGGCCGTTCCATCGTTGCTTCGGGCAGCAAGGAACAAGTGGAGCGCCACGCCGTGGCCATGCACGGGTTTGGGCTCTGGGCCACGGTGGAAAAAGCCAGCGGCGGCACCGGCGGCAATTCCGGCAAGTCCGGCGGTCCGGGCCAAGGTAAGGGGAAGCGTGGCTAA
- a CDS encoding nicotinate phosphoribosyltransferase, protein MSTSAGWDHPRTSFYTDHYELTMLQASLHSGAAHRRSVFEAFARRLPDGRRYGIVAGTGRLLEGIANFRFGEAELDFLERTQVVNQETLEYLANYKFSGDIWGYAEGEAYFPNSPILVVEASFAEACMLETYLLSVLNHDTAIASAASRMVSAAGGRPCIEMGSRRTHEEAATASARAAIIAGFDSTSNLEAGIRYGVKTVGTAAHSFTLLHDTEREAFEAQIASLGAGTSLLVDTYDVEKAVRTAVELAGPQLGAVRLDSGDLVAQAQWVRRLLDDLGNEHTKIVVTSDLDEYAIAALQSAPVDSYGVGTSLVTGSGAPTASMVYKLVSRTDDDGNFVSVAKAAKNKASVGGRKYALRKLDERGTATAEVVGVGHRPEDDGNDRPLLQQFMKNGELLPGWTGHEGVLRARQRHADSMAELPPVVNRLQRGEAAIPTIYEEH, encoded by the coding sequence GTGAGCACCTCAGCCGGCTGGGACCATCCCCGCACGTCCTTTTATACCGACCACTACGAGCTGACCATGCTGCAGGCGTCCCTTCATTCGGGGGCGGCACACCGCAGGTCCGTGTTCGAGGCGTTTGCACGGCGACTGCCCGACGGCCGGCGCTACGGCATTGTTGCGGGCACTGGACGCCTCCTGGAAGGCATTGCGAATTTCCGTTTCGGCGAGGCGGAACTGGATTTCCTGGAACGCACCCAGGTGGTCAACCAGGAAACGCTGGAGTACCTGGCCAACTACAAATTCTCCGGGGACATCTGGGGCTACGCCGAGGGGGAAGCGTATTTTCCCAACTCCCCGATCCTGGTGGTGGAGGCCTCGTTCGCCGAAGCCTGCATGCTGGAGACCTACCTGCTGTCCGTGCTCAACCACGACACCGCCATCGCCTCCGCCGCGTCCCGGATGGTCAGCGCGGCGGGCGGCCGTCCCTGCATCGAAATGGGATCCCGGCGCACCCACGAGGAGGCCGCCACCGCATCGGCGCGTGCGGCGATCATTGCCGGCTTTGACAGCACGTCCAACCTTGAGGCGGGCATCCGCTACGGCGTGAAAACCGTGGGGACTGCAGCCCACTCGTTCACCCTTCTGCACGACACCGAGCGGGAGGCCTTTGAGGCCCAGATTGCCTCGCTCGGCGCGGGCACCTCCCTGCTGGTGGACACGTACGACGTCGAAAAGGCCGTCCGCACGGCCGTCGAGCTGGCAGGGCCGCAGCTGGGCGCCGTCCGGCTGGACTCGGGCGACCTGGTGGCCCAGGCCCAGTGGGTACGCCGCCTCCTGGACGACCTCGGGAACGAGCACACGAAGATCGTGGTGACCTCGGACCTGGACGAGTACGCCATCGCAGCCCTGCAGTCGGCCCCTGTGGACTCCTACGGGGTGGGCACCTCGCTGGTGACCGGGTCAGGGGCCCCGACGGCGAGCATGGTCTACAAACTCGTCAGCCGCACCGACGACGACGGCAACTTCGTCTCCGTTGCCAAGGCGGCCAAGAACAAGGCCAGCGTGGGCGGCCGCAAGTACGCACTGCGGAAGCTGGACGAACGCGGTACCGCCACCGCAGAGGTAGTGGGAGTGGGCCACCGGCCCGAGGACGACGGCAACGACCGTCCGTTGCTGCAGCAGTTCATGAAGAACGGCGAACTCCTGCCGGGCTGGACCGGGCACGAAGGCGTTCTGCGCGCACGGCAGCGCCACGCAGATTCCATGGCTGAGCTGCCGCCGGTGGTCAACCGCCTGCAGCGCGGCGAGGCCGCGATCCCCACCATCTACGAGGAGCACTGA